One Pseudomonas lalucatii genomic window carries:
- a CDS encoding WD40/YVTN/BNR-like repeat-containing protein, producing MSFTPKPRNGLTRAIAIPCPARSTLALFLLPVLLAGCEAELNLAGVGEATRHANLRTDHYQALASNSTASVLVGNDGVILISQDQGSTWQRRQLPGQPALIDVDACPDGSFIALSFDNQLWHSADQGLSWNARALPTQEQMLTATCAPDGAWWAAGGFTTLLESRDQGTNWDETSLDEDAMLTTLQFLDAEQAVVTGEFGLVFSSRDGGQSWQAGGNLPDEFYPHASHFVSLNEGWVGGLNGFIYHTVDGGQNWKRQATPSAAPIFNLSANRDGLFAIGDHSSVLRLSGERWQALPTPSAPVYLRAASSSDDHRLTVAGGRGLLLNLDTRPALAVQAQ from the coding sequence ATGAGCTTCACTCCCAAGCCGCGTAACGGCCTTACCCGCGCTATTGCCATTCCATGTCCAGCACGCTCCACCCTCGCACTGTTTCTGCTACCCGTGCTGTTGGCCGGCTGCGAGGCCGAACTGAATCTCGCGGGGGTCGGCGAGGCCACCCGCCACGCCAACCTGCGCACCGACCACTACCAGGCGCTGGCCAGCAACTCGACAGCAAGCGTGTTGGTTGGCAACGATGGCGTGATCCTGATCAGCCAGGATCAGGGCTCCACCTGGCAGCGCCGACAATTGCCCGGGCAGCCAGCCCTGATCGATGTGGATGCCTGCCCGGATGGCAGCTTCATCGCCCTCAGCTTCGACAATCAGCTTTGGCACAGCGCCGATCAGGGATTGAGCTGGAATGCCAGGGCGCTGCCAACCCAGGAGCAGATGCTCACCGCGACATGCGCGCCCGACGGTGCCTGGTGGGCGGCTGGCGGCTTCACCACCTTGCTCGAAAGCCGGGACCAGGGCACCAACTGGGATGAAACCAGCCTGGACGAAGACGCCATGCTGACCACCCTGCAGTTCCTCGACGCCGAGCAGGCCGTGGTCACCGGCGAGTTCGGCCTGGTCTTCAGCAGCCGCGACGGCGGGCAGAGCTGGCAAGCCGGCGGCAACCTGCCGGACGAGTTCTACCCTCACGCCAGTCACTTCGTCAGTCTCAACGAGGGCTGGGTCGGCGGCCTCAATGGTTTTATCTACCACACCGTCGACGGCGGGCAAAACTGGAAACGCCAGGCCACCCCATCCGCCGCGCCGATCTTCAACCTCAGCGCCAACCGCGACGGTCTGTTCGCCATCGGCGATCACAGCAGCGTGCTGCGTTTATCCGGCGAGCGCTGGCAGGCACTGCCCACGCCGAGTGCGCCGGTTTACCTGCGTGCCGCCAGCAGCAGCGACGACCATCGCCTGACCGTGGCCGGCGGCCGCGGCCTGCTGCTCAACCTCGACACCCGTCCGGCCCTGGCCGTCCAGGCTCAGTGA
- a CDS encoding efflux RND transporter permease subunit yields MSMHPFTHFFYLSKLWLFDHPRRVLALIVALTLFFALQIPALKVYTDFADLLPQQHPYIQLHNSIKDTFGGANVLVIGVEFTEGDLFSNANLATLDRVTQAVDSLPGVNHNLVSSLTHRNSRKIWLTEVGSINSEPYYQPEFGKLDAAQLAAMKADVVANPRVYGPLVSPDLKVALVKAQLIEGQLDYEQTFTQLQALRQAEVRDGVRLYATGQPVLVGWAYTYMEQILQIFVFTVLAMLALLVFHFRKAYGVLIPLGGVLISTVWGLGIISLLGYNLDPLGLVIPFLIAARAMSHGVQLVERYYAEVRERGDGRLAARVTFDSLFRPGTLGIASDAIGLSLIAIGSIALNTKLGIYASLWATTVIFTVLIGVPLLLSILPQPKNPEIKETFLRHIGASCAATVSRPGAAGKLLAMAALAIGAGLWASSQVRIGDSEPGSPILYPEHDYNLSSKEINDRFPGSEELYIIAEHAENGGIKRPEVLRALQSLQAHMLGDPSVGGSKGLPDLVKQVNRLMHNDDPRWFQIPHDADYVGGLMFTYMASSPIPGALDEFNDTDDRIANLVFYYKDRQGETIRRAMHMAKQWIAEHGEDVPGLSIRLAGGTLGVAAAMNESAFETNLLVLPLVFLLIFAFVMVFYTSWHAGLMMLMAMLFATVLTYAYMGLAGMSIDINTVPVIAVGIGVGIDYSIYMMDRIREEMVKSGKLSVAVHRAIATTGMAISFTALTLMAGIVMWVLLSDLRFQADAAKLLCVMIVINGIAAMLLAPAWVLVFKPRFITDAYVDEDGVIHADHNADPSTPIATAPLPDALREPGSGLLSQTRQPA; encoded by the coding sequence ATGTCCATGCATCCTTTCACCCACTTCTTTTACCTGAGCAAGCTCTGGCTGTTCGACCACCCACGCCGGGTGCTGGCACTGATCGTCGCACTGACCCTGTTCTTCGCCCTACAGATCCCGGCGCTCAAGGTCTATACCGACTTCGCCGACCTGCTGCCGCAGCAACACCCCTACATCCAGTTGCACAACAGCATCAAGGACACCTTCGGCGGCGCCAACGTGTTGGTGATCGGCGTCGAGTTCACCGAAGGCGATCTGTTCAGTAATGCCAACCTGGCCACCCTCGACCGGGTCACCCAGGCGGTGGACAGCCTCCCGGGAGTCAACCACAACCTGGTCAGCAGCCTGACCCACCGCAATTCGCGCAAGATCTGGCTGACCGAGGTCGGCAGCATCAACTCCGAGCCCTACTACCAGCCCGAGTTCGGCAAGCTCGATGCCGCTCAGCTGGCGGCGATGAAGGCCGACGTGGTAGCCAACCCGCGGGTCTACGGACCGCTGGTGTCGCCGGACCTCAAGGTGGCGCTGGTCAAGGCGCAGCTGATCGAAGGCCAACTCGACTACGAGCAGACCTTCACCCAACTTCAGGCCCTGCGCCAGGCTGAGGTGCGTGACGGCGTGCGCCTCTACGCCACCGGCCAGCCAGTGCTGGTCGGCTGGGCCTACACCTACATGGAGCAGATCCTGCAGATCTTCGTGTTCACCGTGTTGGCCATGCTGGCTTTGCTGGTGTTCCATTTCCGCAAGGCCTACGGCGTGCTGATCCCGCTCGGCGGAGTACTGATCTCGACCGTCTGGGGCCTGGGCATCATCAGCCTGCTGGGCTACAACCTCGATCCGCTGGGCCTGGTGATCCCCTTCTTGATCGCCGCACGGGCCATGAGCCACGGCGTGCAACTGGTAGAACGCTACTACGCCGAGGTGCGCGAGCGCGGCGACGGTCGGCTGGCCGCGCGTGTCACCTTCGACAGCCTGTTCCGCCCCGGCACCCTGGGTATCGCCTCGGATGCCATCGGCCTGTCACTGATCGCTATCGGATCGATTGCGCTGAACACCAAGCTGGGCATCTATGCCTCGCTGTGGGCGACCACGGTGATCTTCACAGTTCTGATCGGCGTACCACTGCTGCTGTCGATCCTGCCGCAGCCGAAAAACCCCGAAATCAAGGAAACCTTCCTGCGCCACATCGGCGCCAGCTGCGCCGCAACAGTGTCACGTCCCGGCGCCGCCGGAAAGCTGCTGGCAATGGCCGCCCTGGCGATTGGCGCCGGCCTGTGGGCTTCGTCGCAGGTGCGCATCGGTGATTCCGAACCCGGCTCGCCGATCCTCTATCCCGAGCACGACTACAACCTGTCGTCCAAGGAGATCAACGACCGCTTCCCCGGCTCAGAGGAGCTGTACATCATCGCCGAACACGCCGAAAACGGCGGGATCAAGCGCCCGGAAGTACTGCGCGCCCTGCAGTCGCTGCAGGCACACATGCTCGGCGACCCGTCGGTCGGTGGCAGCAAGGGCCTGCCGGACCTGGTCAAGCAGGTCAACCGGCTGATGCACAACGACGACCCGCGCTGGTTCCAGATCCCCCACGACGCCGATTACGTCGGCGGGCTGATGTTCACCTACATGGCCTCCAGCCCGATTCCAGGGGCGCTGGACGAGTTCAACGACACCGACGACCGCATCGCCAACCTGGTGTTCTATTACAAGGACCGCCAGGGCGAGACCATCCGCCGCGCCATGCACATGGCCAAGCAATGGATCGCCGAACATGGCGAGGACGTACCGGGCCTAAGCATCCGCCTGGCCGGCGGCACCCTCGGCGTCGCCGCGGCGATGAACGAGTCGGCGTTCGAGACCAACCTGCTGGTGCTGCCGCTGGTGTTCCTGCTGATCTTCGCCTTCGTCATGGTCTTCTACACCAGCTGGCATGCCGGCCTGATGATGCTGATGGCGATGCTGTTCGCCACCGTGCTGACCTACGCGTACATGGGCCTGGCCGGGATGAGCATCGACATCAATACGGTGCCGGTGATCGCCGTGGGCATCGGCGTGGGCATCGACTACTCGATCTACATGATGGACCGCATCCGCGAAGAGATGGTCAAGAGCGGCAAGCTGTCCGTAGCGGTGCACCGTGCCATCGCCACCACCGGGATGGCGATCAGCTTCACCGCGCTGACCCTGATGGCCGGCATCGTCATGTGGGTACTGCTCTCCGATCTGCGCTTCCAGGCCGACGCCGCCAAGCTGCTGTGCGTGATGATCGTGATCAATGGCATCGCCGCCATGTTGCTGGCCCCGGCCTGGGTGCTGGTGTTCAAGCCGCGATTCATCACCGACGCCTATGTCGACGAAGACGGCGTGATCCACGCCGACCACAACGCCGACCCGTCTACGCCCATTGCCACCGCCCCACTGCCTGACGCCCTTCGGGAGCCAGGCAGCGGACTGCTGTCCCAGACGCGCCAACCGGCCTGA